GTCGTTAACGATCGAGAACCCTTCATCATCAAGTTCAACATCAGGTACTGGCAAAAGCTTCGCTGACACTTTGAAAGATGCTGTTAGCAACGTGAATGAAATGCAAAAGTCTTCAGACAAGGCTATGCAAAATCTCGCGACTGGAAAAACAGATAACGTCGCTGACGTCATGATCGCAGCTGAAAAAGCTGACATCGCCTTAAAGGTGATGGTGCAAGTACGTAACAAGATTATTGATGCGTACCAAGAAGTCATGAAAATGCAGGTTTAGGCCGGCAGGCCGCAGTGCCGAAGCGCTTTGCGCGTAGGCTGGAGCAGTATTTAAAAGTTTTGAATTTGGTTTTTAGGTCGGAGGGGTTTCTTGAATAAAATTTTTGGTGGATTGGTCATCCAGTTTCGTGAGTTCTTTAAGAATCTGGGGCCAACTAAGAGGCTTTCAGTCATCACGGTATCAGTTATCGCGCTTGTGGCTGTGGCTACCATGGTTTTCATGGCGTCAGGCAAAGACTATGTACCTTTATTCACAAACATTCCGACGGAACAAGTTTCATCAATCGTTGCTAAGTTGAATGAAAAAAACATTCCTTTCACTTTGCGTGACGACGGTAAAACGGTAGCGATTCCTAAAGAGCTTTTGCATTCAACGCAAATGACTTTGATGGCGGAAATCGGTTCACCTAAAATGGGCTCAATCGGTTTAGAGATCTTCGATAAGCAAGATTTCGGCATGAACTCTTACGCACAAAAAATCAATTATCAAAGAGCCCTTCAAGGTGAGTTGATGAGAGCCATCAACACTTTGACAGCGGTAAAACAATCTAAAGTTATCCTAGCGCTTCCAAACAAAAAGACTTTCCTTGAAGAAGGTGCGGCAGCAACAGCTTCCGTTGTCGTTGAACTTCATCAAGGCAAAGAACTTGGTGCTGACCAGGTTCGCGGTATCCGTTATCTAGTTGCTAACGCGGTTGAAGGCTTAGATGCGGATAAAGTCACAGTTCTTGATGAACGTGGTAAAGTATTAACTCGCCAAGAAAACGGTATGACCGGTGGTTCTAACGAGCTTTTAGATTTAAAAGCAAAAATCGAAGGTGACCTAGAAAACCGTATCGAAGACATTCTTTCTAAAACTGTGGGTCACGCAAAAGTTGTAGCAAAAGTAGATGCTACTTTAAATCACAGAATCATTTCTTCTGTGGAAGA
This is a stretch of genomic DNA from Bdellovibrio reynosensis. It encodes these proteins:
- the fliE gene encoding flagellar hook-basal body complex protein FliE, whose translation is MEGFTVSNANRFLDTGLVRDSKSLTIENPSSSSSTSGTGKSFADTLKDAVSNVNEMQKSSDKAMQNLATGKTDNVADVMIAAEKADIALKVMVQVRNKIIDAYQEVMKMQV
- the fliF gene encoding flagellar basal-body MS-ring/collar protein FliF; translated protein: MNKIFGGLVIQFREFFKNLGPTKRLSVITVSVIALVAVATMVFMASGKDYVPLFTNIPTEQVSSIVAKLNEKNIPFTLRDDGKTVAIPKELLHSTQMTLMAEIGSPKMGSIGLEIFDKQDFGMNSYAQKINYQRALQGELMRAINTLTAVKQSKVILALPNKKTFLEEGAAATASVVVELHQGKELGADQVRGIRYLVANAVEGLDADKVTVLDERGKVLTRQENGMTGGSNELLDLKAKIEGDLENRIEDILSKTVGHAKVVAKVDATLNHRIISSVEESVDPDKTAIRSQQSEEESLDGSRTSPAGVPGARANLPGAEDAGQVGFRQDVKKEIKTTNYEVPKTVRNIREAAGNLERVSVAVMVDGMMVTTTKEDGTTETKYQPRSAEDLKKYEDLIKNAIGFNAARGDSVKIENLQFQPEDFSEAEKILTTLERKKLIHALFKWALLGFSLALFFFIVVRPFMQWITDSFQDSVEEMLPRTIEELEELQSVDNTLPGMSTALPVLQESIDPEKAESELLKDRIMANMGRDEEKAANAFGMWLVRKDG